In a genomic window of Dyadobacter fermentans DSM 18053:
- a CDS encoding winged helix-turn-helix transcriptional regulator encodes MNPKENTTQIQAQIRALQDTIYVIGGKWKLPIIHSICKGNRRFSDIQHSIPGITKRMLSRSLKELEDNKLIVRKVDPDFTATIEYEFTHYALEYGNLILEMIRWGQNHQKVITGKAISMTKQ; translated from the coding sequence ATGAACCCAAAAGAAAACACAACCCAGATCCAGGCCCAAATCCGCGCATTGCAGGATACGATCTACGTGATCGGTGGTAAATGGAAGCTACCGATAATCCATTCCATTTGTAAGGGCAATAGACGGTTTTCGGATATTCAGCACAGTATTCCGGGTATTACCAAGCGGATGCTGTCTAGGAGCCTGAAAGAACTAGAAGATAATAAGTTGATCGTCAGGAAAGTGGATCCCGACTTTACAGCAACGATCGAATACGAATTCACCCATTATGCGCTTGAATATGGCAACCTGATACTGGAAATGATTAGGTGGGGCCAGAACCATCAAAAGGTTATTACCGGCAAGGCTATCTCAATGACGAAGCAATAA
- a CDS encoding TetR/AcrR family transcriptional regulator, which yields MARNRNFDEQDILDRAIELFKIRGYRGTTPEDLVSTLGISRSSLYNTFGDKHSLLLKSLHRYHEKTVVGLENIISNTREPLAGIKLIFKLSIEGTYPGGMPQGCFLINSIIEFGPDEPAAVEIVRKSIDATRGALLHFVLDGKKEGKFSDSLDAETMADYLQNCINGIVVSAKAGMTQAECERMVESTLILLH from the coding sequence ATGGCCAGAAACCGTAATTTCGACGAGCAGGATATTCTAGACAGGGCAATCGAGCTATTTAAGATTCGCGGGTATCGTGGTACAACGCCTGAGGATTTGGTGAGCACCTTGGGTATAAGCAGATCCAGTCTGTACAACACGTTTGGGGACAAACATTCATTGCTGCTCAAATCACTTCACCGGTATCACGAAAAGACGGTTGTGGGGCTGGAGAATATTATTTCGAACACGAGAGAACCGCTAGCGGGCATAAAGCTTATCTTCAAACTGTCGATTGAGGGCACATATCCCGGCGGCATGCCGCAGGGCTGCTTTTTGATCAATTCCATTATCGAGTTCGGCCCGGACGAGCCGGCAGCGGTTGAAATCGTCAGGAAAAGTATTGATGCTACCAGGGGGGCATTGCTTCATTTTGTGCTTGACGGCAAGAAAGAGGGGAAGTTTTCTGATAGTCTCGATGCTGAGACGATGGCAGATTATTTACAGAACTGTATTAACGGGATCGTTGTTTCGGCCAAAGCGGGAATGACCCAGGCCGAATGTGAAAGAATGGTTGAGAGCACGCTGATACTACTGCACTAG
- a CDS encoding SDR family NAD(P)-dependent oxidoreductase, with product MKTLAEKVAFVTGGTRGMGEAIVRRLASEGASVAFTYVSSQEKAQKLTDEITQNGGKALGIKADAAQSGALTKAINDTAEKFGKIDILVNNAAIAVAGPLDQAAERSGDYDRQVDVNIRAVSEAVRAAVKYIPEGGRVINIGSVGGKRIGGPFMSDYAATKAAISGYTRGLAWDLAPRNITVNTVEPGAIDTDMMPTDPAVREAFTNAIPLKRLGKPQEIAAMVNFLAGPEASYITGSSFTVDGGINA from the coding sequence ATGAAAACTCTAGCAGAAAAGGTCGCATTCGTCACAGGTGGTACACGCGGGATGGGCGAAGCAATCGTCAGAAGACTCGCCTCGGAAGGCGCAAGCGTTGCCTTCACATATGTCAGCTCGCAAGAAAAAGCGCAGAAATTGACGGACGAGATCACACAAAATGGAGGGAAAGCATTGGGGATCAAAGCAGATGCAGCACAGAGTGGCGCACTGACCAAGGCGATAAACGACACCGCCGAAAAATTTGGGAAAATCGATATTCTGGTAAATAATGCAGCAATCGCAGTCGCAGGTCCACTAGATCAAGCTGCCGAAAGGTCTGGGGATTATGATCGTCAGGTTGATGTGAACATCCGGGCAGTGTCCGAAGCTGTGCGCGCTGCTGTGAAATATATTCCAGAAGGCGGCAGGGTCATTAATATCGGCTCGGTAGGTGGCAAAAGGATCGGTGGACCGTTTATGTCAGACTATGCCGCAACCAAAGCCGCCATCAGCGGCTACACCCGTGGACTGGCCTGGGATCTGGCGCCCCGGAATATAACTGTTAATACGGTTGAACCCGGTGCGATCGACACTGACATGATGCCGACCGATCCAGCGGTTCGTGAGGCTTTCACCAATGCAATTCCGTTGAAAAGGCTGGGAAAACCCCAGGAGATTGCTGCGATGGTAAACTTCCTTGCAGGCCCAGAGGCAAGCTACATTACAGGAAGCAGTTTCACTGTCGACGGTGGGATAAATGCTTGA
- a CDS encoding ligand-binding sensor domain-containing protein translates to MKLLLLFIVLFTFSRVSLGRQAESVQLDNFRIEQFTDENGLPQNSVYTIVKDELGFVWLSTEGGLVRFDGQEFTIFRNFGSTHLSVSIGNIGIDPRPKKRGLYAVNNENEFILIEKGVASVDKRFQNRNGQSPFPFVQRGKGHLYERLPTLSHDRPALTPFVIPAGENRFFVYDRKDLSCYVNKKLIGKTHFGNKYPWAFFRLGNNLYYLQKGIFTRYNCVESKLKAQSAKLYGDLRLDKLSGHPDAIELFWNNASEQALVRLDKALYILLKDKNGDLNSKLILEGFDFTTDIIKSAYYDQKTDRIFLGSQLNGLFVFTKKKFQVQTSDFPGTDQVYYGQAAFGDRQVLSAQGIVFRADPSIGKSVASQLPLVTESVTWDKTSIAVDAYGDIWCKNQNRLMVISADGSTMKASWELASEISQLYQAPDSTIWIGTQTSGIYYVKPSWKLGTSPRHFLNAPTEISYIKDSYGFLWVGTAHGLFRINKTTRQMVRINGLDGMYIRSIHLTDDGRQVWITSSQHGFFLLRDKRLTRFPLDRKGYLANSHCILEDRNGYFWITTNHGLFQVLKSDLVEYARHGGMIYYHLYSKSDGFNTNEFNGRCEPCALRLSSGLVSLPSMNGLVWFTPERITPEQPDKAIIIHSLEIDRRPLPVSFDNQQVNFSQQAKEFRIEMLTPFFGNPQNLRFHYALQPKGLQPAETDWLPIDAIFGNRALITISTLSKGDYTLFVRKMDGFVQKNISYKTVQITVPPFWYQTWWFYSLAAALLILAGAWYIRYRINRVKRVNLTLEQQVNARTAQLRGALRDLEKSQQDTINQMQLQSRLMASIAHDVRSPLGAAITVSEEMQKMIARGQYEMATMVGKNIEDSMRQVKASLEEMLSYVKIRIYKKQATTELVDLSALIEENMQLYGKNTRINANTFLNEIPLDTCIETNAPLLKIIVHNLIDNANKFTKNGVVRAYVSVEEKQLRLFIEDSGRGIPSELRDWFQANGKNQSEPAHTGIGLVMVKELAPSVAESIVLEELSPGTRIVITFKRQIFNHQSVLTSDVIAP, encoded by the coding sequence ATGAAACTATTACTTCTTTTTATTGTCCTTTTTACCTTTTCACGAGTATCCTTGGGGCGGCAGGCGGAAAGTGTCCAACTGGACAACTTTCGAATCGAGCAGTTTACAGATGAAAATGGTCTTCCACAAAACAGCGTGTACACAATTGTTAAGGATGAGCTTGGCTTCGTTTGGCTTTCAACAGAAGGTGGCTTGGTGCGCTTTGACGGACAGGAATTTACAATATTTCGTAATTTTGGAAGTACACATTTGTCGGTTAGCATTGGCAACATCGGGATTGATCCGCGGCCAAAGAAGCGGGGCTTGTACGCAGTCAATAACGAAAATGAATTTATCCTCATAGAGAAAGGGGTTGCTTCGGTGGATAAGAGATTCCAGAATCGAAACGGCCAGTCACCGTTCCCATTTGTTCAACGTGGCAAAGGGCATTTATATGAACGGCTGCCAACGTTAAGTCATGACAGGCCTGCGCTGACCCCCTTTGTGATCCCGGCCGGTGAAAATCGCTTTTTTGTATACGATCGGAAAGATCTGTCTTGTTATGTAAACAAAAAACTGATAGGAAAGACGCATTTCGGTAATAAGTATCCGTGGGCTTTTTTTCGCCTGGGCAATAATCTTTACTATCTACAAAAGGGAATATTCACACGCTATAATTGCGTTGAAAGCAAACTCAAAGCTCAGTCGGCAAAGTTATATGGTGATCTGCGGCTAGACAAGCTTTCTGGTCATCCCGATGCGATCGAACTGTTCTGGAACAATGCTAGCGAACAGGCATTGGTACGTTTGGACAAGGCATTGTACATATTGCTTAAAGACAAAAATGGCGACTTAAATTCAAAACTTATCCTGGAAGGATTTGATTTTACAACGGACATCATCAAGTCGGCGTACTATGATCAGAAGACTGACAGGATATTTTTAGGAAGTCAGTTAAATGGGCTTTTTGTCTTTACAAAAAAGAAATTCCAAGTCCAAACCAGTGATTTTCCAGGAACTGACCAGGTTTATTACGGTCAGGCCGCATTCGGTGATCGTCAAGTACTTTCTGCCCAAGGCATCGTTTTTCGAGCCGACCCTTCCATAGGAAAATCCGTAGCCAGCCAGCTCCCTTTGGTAACAGAAAGCGTAACCTGGGATAAGACAAGTATCGCTGTTGATGCTTACGGGGATATTTGGTGTAAAAACCAGAACAGATTAATGGTAATAAGCGCCGATGGCTCTACAATGAAGGCGTCTTGGGAGCTGGCATCGGAAATTTCCCAGCTCTACCAGGCTCCTGATTCGACAATTTGGATCGGTACTCAGACATCGGGCATTTACTACGTTAAACCGTCGTGGAAATTAGGGACTTCACCTAGGCATTTCTTAAATGCGCCAACGGAGATTTCATACATCAAGGACTCATATGGCTTCCTTTGGGTCGGCACAGCACACGGCCTGTTCCGCATTAACAAAACCACACGGCAAATGGTTAGGATCAACGGGCTTGACGGCATGTATATCAGAAGCATTCATCTGACTGATGACGGCCGCCAAGTCTGGATCACCAGCTCGCAACATGGCTTTTTCCTGTTGCGGGACAAGAGATTAACCCGTTTTCCTCTCGATCGGAAGGGTTATCTGGCCAACTCTCATTGCATTCTCGAAGACCGAAACGGCTATTTCTGGATTACAACCAACCATGGGCTTTTTCAAGTGCTCAAATCAGACCTGGTTGAGTATGCAAGGCATGGCGGTATGATCTATTACCATCTCTATTCAAAGTCCGACGGATTTAACACCAATGAGTTCAACGGCAGATGTGAGCCTTGTGCACTGCGGCTGTCGTCAGGGCTGGTATCGCTACCTTCCATGAATGGCTTGGTATGGTTCACGCCAGAGCGCATAACGCCTGAACAGCCAGACAAAGCGATCATAATCCATAGTTTGGAAATTGATCGTAGACCTCTGCCAGTTTCATTTGATAATCAACAGGTGAACTTCTCTCAACAAGCAAAGGAGTTCCGCATCGAAATGTTAACACCATTTTTTGGCAACCCCCAGAACCTAAGGTTTCACTACGCTCTCCAGCCTAAGGGCTTACAGCCGGCAGAAACGGATTGGTTGCCCATTGACGCCATTTTTGGCAACCGGGCGCTGATCACTATTTCTACGCTAAGCAAGGGCGACTACACGCTATTCGTACGAAAAATGGATGGCTTTGTTCAGAAGAACATCTCCTATAAAACGGTTCAGATCACCGTTCCCCCATTCTGGTACCAGACCTGGTGGTTTTACTCACTTGCCGCCGCCCTACTGATCTTGGCCGGCGCGTGGTACATCAGATACCGGATCAACAGAGTCAAACGAGTCAATCTGACACTTGAACAGCAAGTAAATGCGCGCACGGCGCAGCTTCGCGGCGCCCTAAGGGATCTGGAAAAATCCCAGCAGGACACAATTAATCAAATGCAACTGCAATCACGTCTGATGGCCTCCATCGCCCACGATGTTCGTTCCCCGCTTGGTGCGGCGATTACCGTTTCGGAAGAAATGCAAAAAATGATTGCCAGAGGCCAGTACGAAATGGCAACGATGGTAGGAAAAAACATCGAGGACTCTATGCGACAAGTGAAAGCCTCACTGGAAGAAATGCTTTCCTACGTAAAAATTCGCATTTACAAAAAACAAGCGACGACCGAATTAGTCGATTTAAGCGCATTGATTGAAGAAAATATGCAGCTGTATGGTAAAAACACACGGATCAATGCCAACACCTTTCTCAATGAAATACCATTAGATACGTGTATCGAAACGAATGCACCGCTTCTAAAAATAATCGTCCACAATCTGATCGATAATGCCAATAAATTTACAAAAAATGGTGTCGTCCGCGCCTATGTTTCTGTGGAAGAAAAGCAGTTGCGCCTGTTTATCGAAGATTCGGGTCGTGGAATCCCTAGCGAGCTGCGCGATTGGTTCCAAGCAAACGGCAAAAATCAAAGTGAACCAGCACACACCGGTATCGGACTTGTCATGGTTAAAGAGTTGGCTCCTAGCGTGGCCGAAAGCATTGTTTTAGAAGAACTGTCACCCGGGACACGAATAGTAATTACTTTTAAACGGCAGATATTTAATCATCAGTCAGTGCTCACCAGTGACGTTATCGCGCCCTAA
- a CDS encoding response regulator, with protein sequence MIYLVVDDHFLVRMSMRLVLEDLYPHSIVHEAEDFEDAMSYLLNHQYDLILLDIDIPGGVGTSMIARIREHQQLVPILVCSAADEQFNALEYVSAGANGYLSKSAEKSETVRAIQTVMRKNRYVSEAVQERLLNAIVFQKQARKRPTGIKSLSVREREIAELLITGKWVKEIASLLDIQSNTVSTYKARIFEKLGVDNIIELAEKIRAR encoded by the coding sequence ATGATTTACCTTGTTGTTGATGACCATTTTTTGGTACGGATGAGCATGAGATTGGTGCTCGAAGACCTTTACCCTCACTCTATTGTCCATGAAGCAGAAGACTTTGAAGATGCCATGTCGTACCTGCTTAATCATCAATATGATTTAATTTTGCTGGACATTGACATTCCTGGCGGGGTAGGTACGAGCATGATCGCCCGTATCCGGGAGCATCAACAGCTGGTGCCAATCCTGGTATGCTCCGCGGCTGATGAGCAATTCAACGCGCTTGAATATGTGTCGGCCGGTGCAAACGGTTATTTGTCTAAAAGTGCCGAGAAGTCCGAAACAGTGCGGGCTATCCAAACGGTCATGAGAAAGAACCGGTATGTGAGCGAAGCAGTGCAAGAGCGGCTTCTAAACGCGATAGTATTCCAAAAACAGGCGCGAAAACGTCCGACCGGAATTAAAAGTCTTTCCGTAAGGGAAAGAGAGATTGCCGAGCTGTTAATTACCGGTAAATGGGTAAAAGAAATCGCGTCGTTGCTGGATATCCAGTCTAACACCGTTAGTACCTACAAAGCGCGGATTTTTGAGAAGCTTGGCGTCGATAATATCATTGAATTGGCAGAGAAAATTAGGGCGCGATAA
- a CDS encoding response regulator transcription factor, with the protein MAILIVTDNPALNIGLRSIIISEFDDTLILESDSLQNSLSAYQAGQVKTLVLDAGVADGKDASLLDAFRQCHPDVAVVVHLGDDFQYIYAFIRTGIHALISKKSDAVEILEAIQVAQRKARFIGFDVQQVLLSHIAADPASRELTRRERLIADLLAANVPYRQIAEAAKINIEKISEYRQAIFEKLSVDNNEELAMKLTWQLGKDAKR; encoded by the coding sequence ATGGCGATTTTGATCGTTACAGATAATCCCGCTTTAAATATTGGCCTCCGTTCAATTATCATCAGTGAATTCGATGACACCCTCATTCTTGAATCGGACAGTTTACAAAACAGCCTTTCTGCCTATCAGGCAGGACAGGTTAAGACGCTGGTTCTTGACGCTGGTGTGGCAGACGGGAAAGATGCATCACTGCTCGATGCGTTCCGGCAGTGCCATCCCGATGTAGCTGTTGTCGTGCATTTGGGAGATGATTTCCAGTACATCTATGCTTTTATTCGGACGGGTATCCATGCATTGATTTCCAAAAAGTCCGACGCTGTTGAAATTCTCGAGGCGATCCAGGTTGCTCAGCGCAAAGCCCGGTTTATCGGTTTTGATGTTCAGCAGGTGTTGCTTTCTCACATTGCAGCCGATCCGGCTAGCCGTGAGCTAACCCGAAGGGAAAGGCTAATAGCCGACTTGTTGGCCGCAAATGTCCCTTACCGACAAATTGCGGAGGCTGCAAAGATTAATATTGAAAAAATCTCTGAGTATCGACAAGCTATCTTTGAAAAGCTCAGTGTGGACAATAATGAGGAACTAGCCATGAAATTGACATGGCAATTAGGTAAGGATGCTAAGCGATAA
- a CDS encoding GEVED domain-containing protein has protein sequence MKLKHSKLPGRVCASIAVCAALMGHAHFGWAQEGSQGNTTIFGGAQMSFFSNHDFVAGGAGVQPGVILTERAAGNFGVLNFVGDNLTSNGASDAGYVDGYVRKYGSGQFIFPVGDNGSLGPFAASGDGTMGAYFRADPNAAATSNLFSGTDYPALPTGGPFGTSSRGAGVTAVSTVEYWDIDGASETPLTLTWDASSGIAGLTASQLANLTIAGWDGTKWVAIPSSIDPTSVLGGGSDLNAGSITTTGTLSPDSYIAYTFASRELAPLSTIVIAKKAQSEVSPGVDFGFTTNLPSGSSFTLNDDPAFVSLQDVGMGTNNTIWAIGAPASGTGNGGVYYRAAGSSSWTTAPGLGTRVDVDQNGTPILVNAEGFMYTWDGSAFIPTTPTTINAFDIGMSAGATQAAYLLAFNTAGCYNLFRWNGGNSYTGFPNVCGSRVDVAPDGSVYVLSETAGQVYRITVSGDVATIAETYPSQGFSDITVAADGSVWAVNSAQAYRLSGNNWVVDPNSGGALSGSNNGGISAGADGDTPVLTYNAKADAPTTMRGRLIQRREDGGWLNDHTVRTAGAGNSIIYNVAPGTYTISENAAPGSWELIKINTAGGSVSTDIANRTATVTVTAGQTAHLEFVNYNIQTSPISNSCGTPFVETFGASGSETVSSIPSIYSPYHFNEYGAETHTVVNNFQALYYGTVAPDHTAGDVGGYFLNVNGGFGQDEVFRRRFSGLLPGASYSLSLWATNLTTAPGYVLPNLVLEARNLQGGLISSQSTGDIPFTSETDWRQYSMTFVADASGTVDFIIRNNQQVPGINGNDFAIDDITIGIGCDYGDAPDSYSTLTTGNGPSHRVTSFLTMGSTIDAETDGAPGQQANGDNNTGLNDEDGVTAFPAIAGGSTTSIVNYTVNVATVNLTTSTANLCGWIDWNNNGTFEASEGVCTTVAPGASSATLIWPSSTLGGTTGSTGVFARFRLTTDPLTAASVNGAAADGEVEDYFIAFENPLPVTLARFTATAETGNVLLAWSTTEEKGSDRFEIERSVDGKSWAMIGSIASRGESNALLDYSYNDLRPAMGTNLYRLKMVDTDGTYAFSSIREVKLKGVMAIAYPNPVSDKLLIADHGQVKQITLTSVAGVQVFSSRSIPAGGVDVSSLAPGVYTLTMTLFDGTISTQKIAVSR, from the coding sequence ATGAAACTAAAACATTCAAAATTACCTGGAAGGGTATGCGCCAGCATCGCGGTTTGTGCCGCCCTGATGGGCCATGCACATTTTGGCTGGGCGCAGGAAGGCAGCCAGGGCAATACCACGATCTTCGGCGGCGCCCAGATGAGCTTTTTTTCCAATCATGATTTCGTAGCAGGCGGTGCGGGCGTGCAGCCGGGTGTGATCCTGACCGAGCGCGCGGCCGGCAACTTCGGCGTTCTTAATTTTGTCGGTGACAATCTGACATCTAATGGCGCATCCGACGCCGGGTATGTGGACGGATATGTACGTAAATACGGCTCAGGACAGTTCATTTTTCCGGTGGGCGATAACGGCTCGCTAGGCCCGTTTGCTGCTTCGGGCGATGGAACGATGGGCGCCTACTTCCGCGCCGATCCCAATGCAGCCGCGACCAGCAACCTGTTTTCAGGCACAGATTACCCGGCACTTCCAACCGGCGGTCCGTTTGGTACCAGCAGCAGGGGTGCAGGCGTGACAGCCGTCAGCACGGTAGAATACTGGGACATCGACGGCGCGAGCGAAACACCGCTCACCCTTACCTGGGACGCGTCCAGCGGCATAGCCGGCCTGACAGCCAGCCAGCTTGCCAATTTGACAATCGCCGGTTGGGACGGGACTAAATGGGTAGCCATCCCTTCATCTATTGACCCTACGTCGGTGCTCGGGGGGGGCAGTGATCTGAATGCAGGCTCGATTACCACGACAGGAACCCTTTCACCGGACTCCTATATTGCCTACACCTTTGCGTCGCGCGAGCTGGCGCCACTTTCCACGATTGTGATTGCAAAGAAAGCGCAATCGGAAGTGAGCCCAGGTGTTGATTTTGGTTTCACAACCAACCTGCCTTCCGGCAGCTCATTTACGCTGAATGACGATCCGGCATTCGTCTCTTTGCAGGACGTGGGGATGGGAACTAACAATACGATTTGGGCCATTGGCGCTCCGGCGTCAGGAACGGGCAATGGTGGGGTGTACTACCGTGCCGCCGGCTCATCCAGCTGGACGACTGCTCCGGGCTTGGGTACACGCGTTGATGTAGATCAAAATGGTACGCCCATACTGGTCAACGCCGAGGGTTTTATGTACACATGGGATGGAAGCGCTTTTATTCCCACAACGCCGACAACGATCAACGCTTTTGATATTGGAATGTCGGCCGGTGCTACGCAAGCGGCTTATTTGCTTGCTTTCAACACAGCCGGTTGCTACAATTTGTTCAGGTGGAATGGCGGCAACAGCTATACCGGTTTTCCCAACGTTTGCGGTTCCCGGGTGGACGTAGCGCCGGATGGGTCGGTATATGTACTTAGTGAAACGGCTGGACAGGTTTACCGTATCACAGTCTCCGGTGATGTTGCAACGATTGCTGAAACATATCCGTCCCAGGGGTTCTCAGATATCACGGTTGCTGCTGATGGCAGCGTTTGGGCCGTCAACAGTGCGCAAGCGTACCGTCTTTCCGGAAACAATTGGGTGGTAGACCCCAATAGTGGAGGGGCGCTTTCCGGAAGCAACAATGGCGGTATCTCCGCCGGCGCCGATGGGGACACACCAGTGCTGACCTACAATGCCAAGGCGGATGCTCCAACGACGATGCGCGGAAGACTTATACAGCGTAGGGAAGATGGGGGATGGCTCAATGACCATACTGTCAGGACTGCGGGTGCCGGCAATAGCATCATTTATAACGTTGCGCCAGGTACATACACGATTTCCGAAAACGCAGCGCCTGGATCATGGGAGCTGATCAAAATCAACACTGCCGGCGGATCAGTAAGCACCGACATTGCTAACCGGACAGCGACTGTAACAGTAACCGCCGGTCAGACGGCACATTTGGAATTCGTCAATTACAATATCCAGACTTCACCGATTTCAAATTCGTGTGGTACCCCTTTTGTTGAGACATTCGGCGCGTCTGGTTCTGAAACAGTTTCGTCAATTCCTTCGATATACTCGCCGTACCACTTCAATGAATACGGCGCTGAAACCCACACGGTAGTAAATAACTTTCAGGCGCTATATTACGGGACAGTTGCCCCTGACCACACGGCCGGCGATGTAGGAGGTTACTTTTTAAATGTGAACGGAGGTTTCGGCCAGGACGAGGTTTTCCGTCGCAGGTTTAGCGGACTGCTCCCTGGTGCATCGTATTCACTTTCACTTTGGGCCACTAACTTAACAACCGCGCCGGGCTATGTGCTTCCAAACCTGGTACTGGAAGCAAGAAACTTGCAAGGTGGTCTGATTTCCTCGCAATCGACGGGTGATATACCGTTTACGTCCGAAACCGACTGGCGCCAGTATTCGATGACATTTGTCGCTGACGCCTCTGGGACCGTTGATTTCATTATCCGCAACAATCAGCAGGTCCCAGGGATCAACGGCAACGATTTCGCCATTGACGACATAACCATCGGAATTGGCTGCGACTATGGCGACGCACCGGATTCGTACAGTACGCTCACGACCGGAAACGGCCCCTCGCACCGCGTGACAAGCTTCCTGACCATGGGCAGCACAATAGACGCGGAAACGGATGGAGCCCCGGGCCAACAGGCTAATGGTGATAACAACACCGGCTTGAATGATGAAGACGGTGTGACGGCGTTCCCTGCGATTGCCGGAGGATCTACCACCTCGATCGTCAACTACACAGTCAATGTTGCCACTGTTAACCTGACCACATCGACGGCGAATCTTTGCGGCTGGATCGACTGGAATAACAACGGAACATTTGAAGCCAGCGAAGGCGTTTGCACAACAGTCGCCCCCGGCGCGTCGAGCGCAACGCTTATTTGGCCCAGCTCGACCTTGGGCGGGACAACAGGTTCTACCGGTGTGTTCGCACGTTTTAGGCTCACCACCGATCCGCTCACGGCTGCCAGCGTCAACGGCGCAGCAGCGGACGGTGAAGTGGAAGATTATTTCATCGCATTTGAAAATCCGCTTCCAGTTACTTTGGCCCGTTTTACGGCAACGGCCGAAACTGGCAACGTACTGCTGGCATGGTCTACAACCGAAGAGAAAGGCAGCGACCGCTTTGAGATCGAGCGCAGTGTAGATGGGAAATCGTGGGCAATGATCGGTAGCATAGCTTCGCGCGGCGAGAGCAATGCACTGCTCGATTATTCATATAACGATTTAAGACCGGCCATGGGCACCAATCTGTACCGCCTGAAAATGGTGGATACAGACGGCACTTATGCATTCAGCAGCATTCGTGAGGTGAAGCTGAAAGGTGTGATGGCGATTGCTTATCCAAACCCGGTTTCAGATAAGCTTCTGATCGCCGACCACGGCCAGGTTAAACAGATAACACTGACCAGCGTCGCAGGTGTACAGGTGTTCAGTAGCCGCAGCATTCCTGCTGGTGGTGTAGATGTAAGCAGTCTGGCACCTGGTGTATATACGCTTACTATGACCCTGTTTGACGGCACTATTAGCACACAAAAGATCGCCGTATCAAGGTAA
- a CDS encoding XRE family transcriptional regulator — MTSAKLFFGSNIRFLRERRRLTQEDFAEQLGVTRVKLAAIEAGRTENPSAVDLIKISDFFGLSIDNLFRIDLRGVGELPLRELEAGSPLYMKGTNLRVLAISTDKANKENVEYVPVKAKAGYRSGYANPEFIASLPKFSVPGLPQTGTFRMFPTTGDSMLPVPEGADVICRYVEDWTALKPGTLCIVILDGEQDFVFKKVTILPEGNKMRLESLNRAYEPYEISAGDVLEIWKFHSYFSKDVPERVSEVQHISQTMDTILKQLKEIQEKIVARPDNAAP, encoded by the coding sequence ATGACAAGCGCAAAACTTTTTTTCGGTAGCAACATCCGGTTTCTCCGCGAGCGACGCAGGCTCACCCAGGAAGATTTCGCCGAGCAGCTGGGCGTCACTCGCGTCAAACTTGCTGCCATAGAGGCTGGAAGGACGGAAAACCCGTCAGCAGTTGACCTGATCAAAATCTCTGATTTTTTCGGGCTTTCGATCGATAATCTTTTTAGGATCGATCTGCGTGGGGTAGGGGAGCTGCCACTCCGCGAGCTGGAAGCGGGGAGCCCGCTCTACATGAAAGGGACGAACCTTCGGGTGCTGGCTATCTCGACAGACAAAGCCAATAAGGAAAACGTTGAGTATGTGCCAGTCAAGGCGAAGGCGGGCTACCGGAGCGGGTATGCCAACCCAGAATTTATCGCTTCGCTTCCGAAGTTTTCTGTGCCAGGCCTTCCGCAGACAGGGACGTTCCGGATGTTTCCGACGACGGGCGACTCGATGCTGCCGGTGCCGGAGGGCGCGGACGTGATCTGCCGGTATGTCGAGGACTGGACGGCCTTGAAGCCGGGGACGCTATGCATTGTGATCCTGGATGGCGAGCAGGATTTTGTCTTTAAGAAGGTCACTATTTTGCCAGAAGGGAATAAGATGCGGTTGGAATCTTTGAACCGGGCTTATGAGCCATATGAGATCAGTGCCGGAGACGTGCTTGAAATCTGGAAGTTTCACAGCTACTTTTCTAAGGATGTGCCTGAAAGGGTGTCAGAGGTGCAGCATATTTCGCAAACTATGGACACCATCTTGAAGCAGCTCAAAGAAATTCAGGAGAAGATAGTTGCAAGGCCAGATAATGCTGCGCCATAG